In Desulfovibrio litoralis DSM 11393, a genomic segment contains:
- the mqnB gene encoding futalosine hydrolase, producing the protein MTHSFSEHFSSLNLDAQHFLIVVATNLELEAVFRESKFQDQAPVHLIDGGFKTILYKSNTYTFLVCGVGPLNASFYLGKFLGQFTNAFKDSKINFNLIINFGIAGSYDLTLLPLGSVILANSELFPEYGLRLDKLADPKALGFPLFREVPLQSACNPDLALTEQIVWNKLNFLSEKDLQDLALKVNLSCLSLIKKGLGISVAGVSGSFERAEELKKEYAQTKDELLFENMEGFSLGLASLQQKIPFLELRTISNLVGSRKKDDWNIALALQTLSSVAKKILWY; encoded by the coding sequence ATGACACACTCTTTTTCAGAACATTTTTCGTCTTTGAATCTTGACGCTCAACATTTTTTGATTGTTGTGGCGACTAATTTAGAACTTGAGGCGGTTTTTAGAGAAAGTAAATTTCAAGATCAAGCTCCGGTTCACCTGATTGATGGTGGATTTAAAACAATTTTATATAAAAGCAATACCTATACCTTTTTAGTTTGTGGAGTTGGACCTTTAAACGCAAGTTTTTATTTGGGAAAATTTTTAGGGCAATTTACAAACGCCTTTAAAGACAGCAAAATAAATTTTAATTTAATTATAAATTTTGGAATAGCCGGAAGCTATGATTTAACGCTATTACCTTTAGGTTCTGTTATTTTAGCAAACTCTGAGCTGTTTCCTGAATATGGTTTGCGTTTAGATAAGTTAGCAGATCCAAAGGCTTTGGGCTTTCCGCTTTTTCGAGAAGTTCCCTTGCAATCAGCTTGTAACCCTGATCTTGCTTTAACCGAACAAATTGTTTGGAATAAACTCAATTTTTTAAGCGAAAAAGATTTGCAAGACTTGGCTTTAAAGGTTAATCTTTCTTGCTTGAGCTTGATAAAAAAAGGGCTTGGAATAAGTGTTGCCGGCGTATCAGGCTCTTTTGAAAGAGCGGAAGAGTTAAAAAAAGAATACGCTCAAACAAAAGATGAACTTCTTTTTGAAAATATGGAAGGTTTTTCTTTGGGTTTAGCTTCACTTCAGCAAAAAATTCCTTTTTTGGAATTAAGAACAATTTCTAATTTAGTGGGTTCAAGAAAAAAAGACGATTGGAATATTGCTTTAGCTTTACAAACACTTAGCTCTGTGGCAAAAAAAATTTTATGGTACTGA
- a CDS encoding polyprenyl synthetase family protein: MSLSLMAYIDQGRLELEPVLEQEIFNFSPLIQPVLKHILLTGGKRVRFLLVKSVYTLCSPNKEPNETEKQKYLKLGLALELLHAASLLHDDVVDNADSRRGQESTHKKFGLGLTVLAGDLLLARSVQLVADLQVPVLSKIFSQAIIETAQGEISELNFLKNIELSEAEYYKIIEGKTAWLLRASCELSALLACAEEKTVTALTEYGLNLGLGFQVVDDALDFSPSSKDTGKPVGGDLRECKLTPPIRMYYQSLNVQAAEKFAEKFQGSGFSEDEIKDITKEIAKLGLEEKTRAIAEGFLKKAGASLKPLSLEQQSKDAYKVLYALLEYIRNRKG, encoded by the coding sequence ATGTCTTTAAGTTTAATGGCTTATATAGATCAAGGGCGTTTAGAGCTTGAACCGGTTTTAGAACAAGAAATTTTTAATTTTTCTCCGTTAATTCAACCTGTTTTAAAACATATTCTTTTAACCGGCGGTAAAAGAGTACGCTTTTTATTAGTAAAATCAGTATATACCTTGTGTTCTCCCAATAAAGAACCAAATGAAACAGAAAAACAAAAATATTTAAAACTTGGTTTGGCTCTTGAGCTTTTACACGCAGCCAGTCTTTTGCATGATGATGTAGTAGATAATGCTGATTCTCGTCGGGGTCAGGAAAGCACACATAAAAAATTTGGTTTGGGCTTAACTGTGTTAGCAGGCGACCTTTTGCTTGCCCGTTCTGTCCAACTTGTTGCCGACTTGCAAGTTCCCGTTTTATCAAAAATATTTTCTCAAGCCATTATAGAAACCGCACAAGGCGAGATCAGCGAACTTAATTTTTTAAAAAATATAGAATTGAGCGAAGCGGAATATTATAAAATTATTGAAGGTAAAACCGCTTGGCTTTTGCGTGCCTCCTGTGAACTTTCTGCTTTGTTGGCGTGTGCGGAAGAAAAAACCGTAACTGCTTTAACGGAATATGGACTCAATTTAGGGCTTGGCTTTCAAGTTGTCGATGATGCCTTAGATTTTTCGCCCTCTTCAAAAGATACGGGTAAACCGGTTGGTGGAGATTTAAGAGAATGTAAGTTAACTCCGCCAATACGCATGTATTATCAAAGTTTAAATGTTCAAGCGGCGGAAAAATTTGCAGAAAAATTTCAAGGCAGTGGGTTTAGCGAAGATGAAATTAAAGATATTACAAAAGAAATCGCTAAACTGGGCTTGGAAGAAAAAACCAGAGCTATCGCTGAAGGTTTTTTAAAAAAAGCCGGTGCTTCGCTTAAACCTTTAAGTTTGGAACAACAAAGTAAAGATGCATATAAAGTGCTTTACGCCTTACTTGAATATATTCGTAATCGTAAGGGCTAG